In Selenomonas dianae, a genomic segment contains:
- a CDS encoding YcxB family protein yields MFRFTFDFTEQDALHFTLFCILNAPLFKWANRVALALLLTIPLLPILFFLQDLLSDAPWEFDVLLIRTVLTTVLCIVLYRIYTHLSERTATRAVLRRLEAMRAAHMFGIRIVSFEAMHIVERSEHTERTIAYRSITDVSLSDKGIYLFTAPTDAIVLPLYIFASEEEKRQILALVRAQVSP; encoded by the coding sequence TTGTTCAGATTCACATTTGATTTTACAGAGCAGGATGCACTTCACTTCACACTCTTTTGTATTTTGAACGCCCCCTTGTTCAAATGGGCAAATCGAGTGGCGCTCGCTCTCCTGCTGACGATCCCGCTGCTCCCCATCCTGTTTTTTCTCCAAGATCTCCTGAGCGATGCCCCATGGGAGTTCGATGTGCTGCTCATACGAACCGTTCTGACCACCGTCCTCTGTATTGTACTCTACCGCATTTACACCCATCTCTCGGAACGTACCGCCACACGAGCCGTGCTGCGCCGCCTTGAAGCGATGCGTGCTGCGCATATGTTTGGCATCCGTATTGTCAGCTTCGAGGCGATGCACATTGTCGAACGCAGCGAGCATACAGAACGCACAATCGCCTATCGGAGCATTACAGATGTGAGTCTCTCCGACAAGGGCATCTATCTCTTCACTGCACCAACAGATGCAATCGTCCTCCCCCTATATATCTTTGCATCGGAGGA